The following proteins are co-located in the Polystyrenella longa genome:
- a CDS encoding HAD family hydrolase: protein MTQNSKTIKAVVFDLDGLMFNTEDIFEVAARDLLGRRGHELTDEIRRMMMGRRAFEAFDMLREVLSLEETVEELLEESDELYQTVLDAQLAPMPGLYELLEHIEANNLPKAVATSSHRTYLHNILGRFEMVDRFQHLFTAEDVSLGKPHPEIYLKSAEALQIDPSEMIVLEDSQAGTEAAHAAGACIISVPNRHTRTHDFTAATLVVDRLNHPSVMDLIG from the coding sequence ATGACTCAGAATTCTAAAACTATTAAAGCAGTTGTTTTTGATCTTGATGGATTGATGTTTAATACGGAGGACATCTTCGAAGTCGCCGCACGTGACCTGCTGGGTCGTCGGGGACACGAACTGACTGACGAAATTCGGCGTATGATGATGGGCCGCCGGGCGTTTGAAGCGTTCGACATGCTTCGCGAAGTTCTTTCGCTGGAAGAGACCGTCGAGGAACTGCTGGAAGAATCAGACGAGCTTTACCAGACCGTCCTCGATGCGCAACTCGCGCCGATGCCAGGTTTGTACGAGTTGCTCGAACATATCGAAGCAAATAATCTCCCAAAGGCAGTAGCGACTTCATCGCATCGGACTTACCTGCACAATATTCTAGGACGCTTCGAAATGGTCGATCGGTTCCAGCATCTTTTCACCGCAGAAGATGTGTCGCTCGGAAAACCTCACCCGGAAATCTATCTGAAATCTGCGGAGGCATTGCAGATTGATCCGTCCGAAATGATTGTCCTCGAAGACAGTCAAGCGGGTACAGAAGCAGCGCACGCGGCGGGCGCCTGTATTATTTCCGTCCCAAACAGACACACCCGAACTCACGATTTTACCGCAGCAACTCTGGTCGTTGATCGCTTAAATCATCCCTCAGTAATGGACTTGATCGGATAA
- a CDS encoding polysaccharide deacetylase family protein has translation MFPITSKINPLVSAEILRVNVVSLIARLAVCVMVIAVFTPPLLALEPIPDKLVVLTFDDSVKSHITVVRPILKKHGFGGTFYITEGFDFKENKESYLTWEEIAFLHRDGFEIGNHTRDHMGCTKKNLSKIKEQLDAINDRCAEYDIPKPTTFAYPGNAFDDGAIPILEEAGIQFARRGGSPEYSYQKDRGKGFGYEPGRDHPLLVPSAGDARPDWTLDDFKRAASMAKEGKIAILQFHGVPEVEHPWVHTPVVRFQEYMQYLKDEGYTVIAMRDLAKYVDPKTQRPDDLWEVISKRKAKLAKEKPTEEE, from the coding sequence ATGTTCCCAATTACATCGAAAATCAATCCGCTCGTTTCCGCTGAAATTCTCCGAGTCAACGTGGTCTCATTAATTGCGAGACTGGCAGTTTGCGTCATGGTTATTGCGGTGTTCACGCCCCCATTGCTGGCTTTGGAGCCGATCCCCGATAAGCTCGTCGTGTTAACTTTCGACGACTCCGTCAAATCCCATATCACCGTGGTGCGGCCAATTTTGAAGAAACATGGATTCGGTGGGACTTTCTACATCACGGAAGGGTTCGACTTTAAAGAGAACAAAGAAAGTTACCTGACTTGGGAAGAGATTGCATTTCTCCATCGGGATGGATTTGAGATTGGTAATCACACTCGGGATCACATGGGATGCACGAAAAAGAATCTGTCGAAGATCAAGGAACAACTCGACGCGATCAATGACCGCTGCGCTGAGTACGACATTCCTAAACCAACCACCTTTGCTTACCCGGGCAACGCGTTCGATGATGGGGCAATTCCCATCTTGGAAGAAGCAGGGATTCAGTTCGCTCGTCGGGGAGGATCGCCTGAGTATTCTTACCAGAAGGACAGAGGGAAGGGGTTCGGTTATGAACCGGGACGAGATCATCCTTTACTCGTTCCTTCAGCGGGAGACGCGCGACCCGACTGGACGTTGGATGATTTCAAGCGAGCGGCATCAATGGCGAAAGAAGGAAAAATCGCCATTCTACAGTTTCATGGAGTTCCGGAAGTGGAGCATCCGTGGGTGCACACCCCTGTCGTGCGATTTCAGGAGTACATGCAGTACCTGAAGGACGAAGGTTACACCGTGATCGCCATGCGCGATCTCGCGAAGTACGTCGATCCCAAAACGCAACGCCCAGATGATCTCTGGGAAGTGATCAGCAAACGCAAAGCTAAGCTGGCAAAAGAAAAACCAACCGAAGAAGAGTAA